The DNA region AACACGAAATTGTGCCATGGCGGCTATGAGCCGAGCGACTATCACGGTTTCGTCAATCCGCCGGTCGTGCATGCCTCCACGGTGCTCTTCCCCAATGCGCGTGCCATGGAAACGCGCACCCAGCGTTACACCTACGGCACTCGCGGCACGCCGACCACCGACGCACTTTGCACGGCGATCGACGAACTGGAAGGATCGGCGGGAACGATCCTGGTGCCGTCGGGCCTTGCGGCCATCAGCATTCCCTTCCTTGCATACCTGTCGTCGGGCGATCACGCGCTGATCGTCGATTCGGTCTATTCGCCCTGCCGCCACTTCTGCGACACGATGCTCACCCGACTGGGTGTCGAGGTGGAATACTACGATCCCGAGATCGGTGCCGGTATTGAAGCCTTGATGCGGCCGAACACCCGGCTCGTGCACACCGAAGCACCGGGCTCCAACACCTTCGAAATGCAGGATATCCGGGCAATTGCAGAGGTGGTGCACCGCCACGACTGCGTGGTGACAATGGACAATACCTGGGCGACCCCGCTCTATTTCAAGCCTCTGGACTTCGGCGTCGACGTGTCGATCCATGCCGCGACGAAATACCCGTCGGGTCATTCCGACATTTTGATGGGGACTGTATCCGCCAACGCCAAGCACTGGCCGAAGCTTCTCGAAGCGCATGGTGCCATGGGCATTTGCGGCGCCCCCGACGATGCCTATCAGATCCTGCGTGGCCTCCGGACCATGAACCTGCGTCTTGAGCATCATTTCCGCTCGGCGCTCAAGGTGGCGGAATGGCTGGAGGAGCAGGCCGGGGTAGCCCGGGTGCTGCATCCGGCACTACCGAACTTTCCTGGCCACGAGATCTGGAAGCGAGACTTCAAGGGCGCATCCGGCGTCTTCTCCTTCGTGCTGGCGGCTGATTCACCGGAGAAGGTCA from Rhizobium glycinendophyticum includes:
- a CDS encoding cystathionine beta-lyase, translating into MSKSKEWLATAGTNTKLCHGGYEPSDYHGFVNPPVVHASTVLFPNARAMETRTQRYTYGTRGTPTTDALCTAIDELEGSAGTILVPSGLAAISIPFLAYLSSGDHALIVDSVYSPCRHFCDTMLTRLGVEVEYYDPEIGAGIEALMRPNTRLVHTEAPGSNTFEMQDIRAIAEVVHRHDCVVTMDNTWATPLYFKPLDFGVDVSIHAATKYPSGHSDILMGTVSANAKHWPKLLEAHGAMGICGAPDDAYQILRGLRTMNLRLEHHFRSALKVAEWLEEQAGVARVLHPALPNFPGHEIWKRDFKGASGVFSFVLAADSPEKVKPKAHAFLDALQLFGLGWSWGGYESLAVLVNLDDRKIRKGQKDGAVIRLQIGLENVEDIIADLERGFAASAAV